The Triticum aestivum cultivar Chinese Spring chromosome 4B, IWGSC CS RefSeq v2.1, whole genome shotgun sequence sequence ACTCTGCTCTCCTAGGTGAGAGGAAGAATGTCAATCTTCCTGGCGTCATTGTAGATCTCCCAACACTTACAGAAAAGGACAAGGTGGATATCCTACAGTGGGGTGTTCCAAACAAGATCGACATGATAGCACTCTCCTTTGTACGGAAAGGATCAGATCTTCAGATGGTCCGAAGTGTGCTCGGTGAACATGCCAAGTCAATCATACTTATGTCCAAGGTATGTTTATCCCCACAAAGCTTGCATTTTATTTTAGGTTGTTTTATTGCTGTTGTCTTATGCTAGTTTCTTACGTGCAGGTTGAGAATCAAGAAGGTGTCGCTAATTTTGATGACATACTTGCAAACTCAGACGCCTTCATGGTTGCACGAGGAGATTTGGGTATGGAGATCCCAATTGAGAAGATTTTCTTTGCTCAGAAGGTGATGATCTTCAAATGCAATCAACAAGGAAAGCCTGTTGTCACTGCAACCCAGATGCTGGAGTCGATGATCAAGTCTCCCCGCCCTACACGGGCAGAAGCAACTGATGTCGCCAATGCTGTCCTAGACGGAACTGACTGCGTGATGCTTAGTGGCGAGACTGCAGCAGGGGCATATCCAGAGTTAGCAGTGCAGACAATGTCCAGCATCTGCTTAATGGCAGAGACCTATGTGGATCACGGTGCAGTCTTCAAGTTGATTACCGCAGCAGCACCAGTTCCTATGAGCCCACTCGAGAGTTTGGCATCGTCAGCTGTTCGGACGGCTAATGTCTCCAAGGCATCGCTCATCTTGGTCCTCACGAGGGGAGGTACGACTGCAAGGCTCGTCGCGAAGTACAGGCCAGCGATGCCAGTCTTGAACTGCGTGGTTCCAGAGCTGAAGACCGACAATGATTTCGACTGGACTTGCAGCGACGAGGCTCCTGCAAGGCAGAGTCAAATTGTTAGGGGCCTGATCCCAATGTTGAGTGCCGCTACCGCAAAGGCTTCTGATACTGAGGCCACCGAGGAGGCCGTCAGTTTTGCCCTGGATTATGCCAAGAAGCTCGGCCTCTGCAAGTCGGGAGATTCAGTTGTTGCGGTGCATCGTCTCAGCGCATCATCCCTCGTCAGGATCTTGACAGTGGATTAGGGTCAGGTGATGTTGGCTCATGGGGGCAAATTTTGTTAGGTTGTTATCGGATCATCGCTATCATTTTGTTGGCTCATCCCACGTCGTGAGTCCTATATTACGTCTTGTGTTCAGCTACGCATAGTAAAGAGTTGGTGTCGCCCATTCTGAATATCTTGCTAAATAATACATACTCGCTACTCAATATATATGCCACTTCATGCTCAGTGTGTTTGGCTGTCTAAGTTTTATACAAAGATCATGCGTTGTGGTACACATGCAGTGTGAGCAGCTGAGCAGGTTCCTTTAGGAATGGGTC is a genomic window containing:
- the LOC123092259 gene encoding pyruvate kinase, cytosolic isozyme, with the translated sequence MADLALGAGPEEIWRRRPKTKIVCTLGPASRSVEMCSRLLRAGMCVARFNFSHGSHEYHQETLDNLHKAMDITGILCAVMLDTKGPEIRTGFLKDGKPVKLNQGQEITITTDYTIKGDETMISMSYKKLAVDVKPGSTILCADGTITLTALSCDPEKGLVRCRCENSALLGERKNVNLPGVIVDLPTLTEKDKVDILQWGVPNKIDMIALSFVRKGSDLQMVRSVLGEHAKSIILMSKVENQEGVANFDDILANSDAFMVARGDLGMEIPIEKIFFAQKVMIFKCNQQGKPVVTATQMLESMIKSPRPTRAEATDVANAVLDGTDCVMLSGETAAGAYPELAVQTMSSICLMAETYVDHGAVFKLITAAAPVPMSPLESLASSAVRTANVSKASLILVLTRGGTTARLVAKYRPAMPVLNCVVPELKTDNDFDWTCSDEAPARQSQIVRGLIPMLSAATAKASDTEATEEAVSFALDYAKKLGLCKSGDSVVAVHRLSASSLVRILTVD